A genomic stretch from Thauera sp. GDN1 includes:
- a CDS encoding MoxR family ATPase, whose translation MSDLRFEGSQDYVATPDLMLAVNAAIRLQRPLLIKGEPGTGKTMLAEEVAAALGLPLLQWHIKSTTKAQQGLYEYDAVSRLRDSQLGDDRVKDIANYIVKGVLWQAFEAEQPTVVLIDEIDKADIEFPNDLLRELDRMEFHVYETRQTVQARHRPIVFITSNNEKELPDAFLRRCFFHYIRFPDRDTMQRIVDVHFPGLKKALLTEALEVFFGLRDIPGLKKKPSTSELIDWLKLLVAEDIPPEALRSADGKAAIPPLHGALLKNEQDMHLFERLVFMARNNR comes from the coding sequence TCGAAGGCTCGCAGGATTACGTCGCCACCCCCGACCTGATGCTCGCGGTCAACGCCGCGATCCGCCTGCAGCGCCCGCTGCTGATCAAGGGCGAGCCCGGCACCGGCAAGACCATGCTCGCCGAGGAGGTGGCCGCCGCCCTCGGTCTGCCGCTGCTGCAATGGCACATCAAGTCCACCACCAAGGCGCAGCAGGGCCTGTACGAGTACGACGCGGTGTCGCGCCTGCGCGACTCGCAGCTCGGCGACGACCGCGTCAAGGACATCGCCAACTACATCGTCAAGGGTGTGCTGTGGCAGGCCTTCGAGGCCGAGCAGCCGACCGTGGTGCTGATCGACGAGATCGACAAGGCCGACATCGAATTCCCCAACGACCTGCTGCGCGAGCTCGACCGCATGGAGTTCCATGTGTACGAGACGCGGCAGACCGTGCAGGCGCGCCACCGCCCGATCGTGTTCATCACCTCGAACAACGAGAAGGAGCTGCCCGACGCCTTCCTGCGCCGCTGCTTCTTCCACTACATCCGCTTCCCGGACCGCGACACGATGCAGCGCATCGTCGACGTGCATTTCCCCGGGCTGAAGAAGGCGCTGCTGACCGAGGCGCTGGAGGTCTTCTTCGGTCTGCGCGACATCCCCGGCCTGAAGAAGAAGCCGTCCACGTCCGAACTCATCGACTGGCTCAAGCTGCTGGTGGCCGAGGACATCCCGCCCGAGGCGCTGCGCAGCGCCGACGGCAAGGCCGCGATTCCGCCGCTGCACGGCGCGCTGCTGAAGAACGAGCAGGACATGCACCTGTTCGAGCGCCTGGTCTTCAT